One region of Alphaproteobacteria bacterium genomic DNA includes:
- a CDS encoding MFS transporter translates to MTENQIVKRYLPWVVATALFMEQLDTTIVNTAVPSMAASLSVTPLSLKAVVACYILSLAVCIPISGWLADRFGTRKIFTIAVASFTLSSILCGLSVNVPMLVVARILQGASAAMMMPVGRLTIIRTFPKSELLTAMNFVIIPALIGPLLGPTVGGLIVHFLTWRDIFFINVPVGIIGLWLIYRYMPDYRGDTSHPLDLRGLILFGGGAALLSWFLEIFGEHKFNNIATLSLFILSLVLLGSYAYHALHIKYPLLRLNLFNIRTFRVSVIGGFITRLGIGGLPFLLPLLYQLGLGLPAWQSGLLMMPIALAAMSMKFFAKNLLRRFGYRKILLGNTIIIGIIISFYGTISSATPILFIITCSLAQGFFNSLQFSSMNSLAYADIETKDSSMAATIASSLQQMSMSFGLAGGSLIAGWYLGSLPQTDHAAVTGALHYAFWTMGGFTILTSLSFLTLKSDDGESVSRGKGKEAQAALNS, encoded by the coding sequence ATGACTGAAAATCAAATCGTTAAACGTTATTTACCCTGGGTTGTGGCAACTGCTTTGTTTATGGAACAATTGGATACCACAATCGTCAATACAGCCGTACCCTCCATGGCTGCAAGTTTATCTGTTACACCCTTAAGCCTTAAAGCTGTTGTTGCCTGTTATATTTTAAGTCTTGCCGTCTGTATTCCTATAAGCGGATGGTTGGCTGATCGTTTTGGAACACGGAAAATATTTACCATTGCGGTTGCAAGCTTTACACTTTCTTCTATTCTATGCGGCCTTTCTGTTAATGTTCCCATGCTTGTGGTTGCCCGAATCCTTCAAGGAGCTAGTGCAGCCATGATGATGCCTGTTGGACGATTGACAATTATCCGTACCTTTCCTAAATCCGAACTTTTAACCGCAATGAATTTCGTTATTATTCCAGCTTTAATTGGTCCTTTATTAGGACCAACGGTCGGGGGATTAATTGTTCATTTTTTAACATGGCGGGATATCTTTTTTATTAATGTGCCTGTGGGAATTATTGGGCTTTGGTTGATTTACCGGTATATGCCTGATTATCGGGGTGATACATCGCATCCTCTTGATTTAAGAGGATTAATTTTATTTGGGGGTGGGGCTGCCTTACTTTCGTGGTTTTTAGAAATTTTTGGTGAACACAAATTTAATAATATTGCAACGTTATCCTTATTTATTCTTTCTTTAGTACTTCTTGGATCTTATGCCTATCATGCTTTGCATATAAAATATCCTCTCTTAAGGCTTAATCTCTTTAACATTAGAACGTTTCGTGTTTCAGTTATTGGGGGATTTATAACCCGTCTTGGTATTGGGGGGTTACCCTTTTTGCTTCCCCTTTTATATCAACTTGGGCTTGGTCTTCCTGCATGGCAATCGGGATTATTAATGATGCCTATCGCCCTGGCTGCGATGAGCATGAAATTTTTTGCCAAAAATTTATTACGGCGTTTTGGATATCGTAAAATTTTATTAGGCAACACAATTATCATTGGTATTATCATCAGCTTTTATGGAACAATATCAAGTGCCACACCAATATTATTTATTATTACCTGTTCCTTGGCCCAAGGTTTTTTCAACTCCCTTCAATTTTCAAGTATGAATAGCTTGGCCTATGCTGATATAGAAACCAAAGATTCCAGTATGGCCGCTACTATTGCAAGTTCTCTTCAACAAATGTCGATGAGCTTTGGCCTTGCGGGTGGATCATTAATTGCAGGATGGTATTTAGGATCATTACCCCAAACAGATCACGCAGCCGTAACTGGTGCCTTACATTATGCATTTTGGACGATGGGAGGATTTACTATTTTAACCTCCCTTTCATTTTTAACCTTAAAAAGCGATGATGGGGAAAGTGTGAGCAGAGGTAAAGGTAAAGAAGCCCAAGCCGCATTAAATTCATAG
- a CDS encoding CBS domain-containing protein — protein MDFFNFRSSKFLSITQDYTLEEAIHKMTKAGVGFLPVVKGNKDKKIFIPIGLLTKRNIIERCVVPGKDPKEAKVNEIFTPHIIFGSSTHKSWEIFDLLHHHNFNHVLIKNHHDKLIGIASKIDTNDGIFYQGKKILASQKLPVNLYAYSLHIIFNIRNEIMIKIKSWIKSLNIMAHNFAKNWLLDLN, from the coding sequence ATGGATTTTTTTAATTTCAGATCATCTAAATTTTTGTCAATAACCCAAGATTATACGCTCGAAGAAGCAATTCATAAAATGACCAAGGCTGGGGTGGGTTTTTTACCTGTGGTTAAAGGTAATAAAGACAAAAAAATATTTATACCTATTGGGTTATTAACAAAACGAAATATTATTGAACGATGTGTTGTTCCAGGTAAAGATCCCAAAGAGGCTAAAGTGAACGAAATTTTCACACCTCATATCATTTTTGGATCAAGTACCCACAAATCTTGGGAGATTTTTGATCTTTTACATCACCATAATTTTAATCATGTATTAATCAAAAATCATCACGATAAGCTTATTGGAATTGCTTCAAAAATTGATACAAATGATGGGATTTTTTATCAAGGGAAAAAAATTTTAGCAAGCCAAAAATTACCCGTAAATTTATATGCGTATTCTCTACATATTATTTTTAATATAAGGAATGAAATTATGATAAAAATTAAATCATGGATCAAATCATTAAACATTATGGCACATAATTTTGCCAAAAACTGGTTATTAGATTTAAATTAA
- a CDS encoding CBS domain-containing protein, with product MQIKDLMKLNPSVITQDWTLEETAQKMLELHTGILPVVEGSKDQPGKKLMGVVTDRDMIVRCINEGKDPKTTKVTEAYTKDVIYSFEDDTDKQAFDRMLEHDIGRLLILNHNDELTGIISMADIIANAPGNIWESLPANRDKNESYKDSAAKNFMA from the coding sequence ATGCAAATAAAAGATTTAATGAAACTTAACCCTAGCGTTATAACCCAAGACTGGACACTTGAAGAAACGGCACAAAAAATGTTGGAACTTCATACCGGTATTTTACCTGTGGTTGAAGGCAGCAAAGATCAACCTGGCAAGAAGCTTATGGGTGTTGTAACGGACCGTGATATGATTGTTCGTTGTATAAATGAAGGTAAAGATCCAAAAACAACTAAAGTCACAGAAGCTTATACCAAAGATGTCATTTATAGTTTTGAAGATGATACCGATAAACAAGCTTTTGATAGAATGTTAGAACATGATATAGGCCGCTTATTAATTCTTAACCATAATGATGAATTAACAGGTATTATTTCGATGGCAGATATTATTGCCAATGCCCCAGGAAATATATGGGAAAGCTTACCCGCCAATCGTGATAAGAATGAATCTTATAAAGATTCTGCTGCAAAGAATTTTATGGCGTAA
- a CDS encoding DMT family transporter, translated as MITQFRKSVLAILYMVGGILLLSLSSAIIRLLSSSYPINQIVIFRTIFGLVVVILFSWLILKQNFWRTQQPMLHFWRSILGIFAMGAYFISLYLLPLADVAALTMTDAIFIALLSSYFLKEKNDYRYWLVIFLGFAGVVIIARPGFSVFNPASLIAVFVGFLTAISMMVISKMAKTETFGCINFYCWLVLLFVSVGLIPWQWWTSESFFVKQGYIGWQPIGTTDWLLLIATSLCTAISNLLITQSYRMGRASLVSPFGYLDLPFSALLGFLWLQEKIDIFLVVGGAAIILSGLGLIYWEKQRDAKELEDKEPQEALQQSPAS; from the coding sequence ATGATAACACAATTTCGAAAATCTGTTCTTGCTATTCTTTATATGGTGGGAGGTATTTTATTGTTGTCGCTCAGTAGCGCCATTATTCGGCTCCTGAGTAGTTCTTACCCTATTAATCAAATTGTGATTTTTCGTACAATTTTTGGTTTAGTCGTGGTTATTTTATTTTCATGGCTGATTCTAAAACAAAATTTTTGGCGGACCCAGCAACCTATGCTTCATTTTTGGCGTAGCATTTTGGGGATATTCGCTATGGGCGCCTATTTTATTAGTCTTTATTTATTACCTTTAGCAGATGTCGCTGCCCTTACAATGACAGACGCAATTTTTATTGCTTTACTTTCTAGCTATTTCTTAAAAGAAAAAAATGACTATCGCTATTGGTTGGTAATTTTTTTAGGATTCGCAGGTGTTGTGATTATAGCACGCCCTGGATTTTCTGTTTTTAATCCAGCGTCGCTCATTGCCGTGTTTGTTGGTTTCCTTACAGCAATTAGTATGATGGTTATTAGTAAAATGGCTAAAACAGAAACATTTGGGTGCATAAATTTTTATTGTTGGCTGGTACTTTTATTTGTTAGTGTCGGATTAATTCCATGGCAATGGTGGACATCCGAAAGTTTTTTCGTTAAACAAGGGTATATTGGATGGCAACCAATTGGAACAACGGATTGGCTGTTACTTATAGCAACTTCTTTATGTACGGCTATTAGCAATTTACTTATTACCCAATCGTATCGTATGGGGCGTGCCTCTCTTGTATCACCTTTTGGTTATTTGGATTTACCCTTTTCAGCCCTTTTAGGTTTTTTATGGTTGCAAGAAAAAATAGATATCTTTTTGGTGGTAGGGGGTGCCGCTATTATTTTAAGTGGTCTTGGCCTTATTTATTGGGAAAAACAGCGGGATGCTAAAGAGTTAGAAGATAAAGAACCACAAGAGGCTTTGCAACAATCTCCTGCTTCGTGA
- a CDS encoding TIGR01244 family phosphatase codes for MKPIKQITPEFSVTGQVGLADLSTLAGLGFKTVINNRPDGEEPGQPTNAEIAAEAKKHNLAYLHIPVVSGRMTQDNVEDFKQYLPKSTGPVVAFCRSGTRCATLWALAQAGKMNADDILNKTSAAGFDLSGLRPVLEK; via the coding sequence ATGAAACCGATTAAACAAATCACGCCAGAATTTTCTGTAACCGGGCAGGTTGGACTTGCGGATCTTTCAACCCTTGCAGGGTTAGGGTTTAAAACCGTGATCAATAACCGCCCCGATGGGGAGGAACCTGGACAGCCAACTAATGCCGAAATTGCGGCGGAGGCAAAAAAACATAATCTTGCCTATCTTCACATCCCGGTGGTTAGTGGCAGAATGACCCAAGACAATGTTGAAGATTTCAAACAATATCTTCCTAAATCAACAGGACCTGTTGTTGCATTCTGCCGGTCTGGTACGCGTTGTGCTACCTTATGGGCATTAGCACAAGCAGGGAAAATGAATGCTGATGATATTTTAAATAAAACATCGGCAGCAGGTTTTGATTTATCCGGTTTGCGTCCCGTTTTGGAGAAATAA